A genomic segment from Mycoplasmopsis arginini encodes:
- a CDS encoding 16S rRNA (uracil(1498)-N(3))-methyltransferase, producing MYKFFAYQKEKEYFILDEDVLKHLKVIRIKDQDFLINYQDEFYLCNFIFPNKALIKEKISTNNELDFDVVVAIPLIKQNHFEIALQKSVELGATKIIPFISEYTDKTNIQIDNKLLRFKKIILEAAQQSFRNKIPTLEKVLKFEDLLNLDIPNKILAYENEKANKIEKVNKNTLLIVGPEGGFSKKEIDLATQNNVKIVALTKTILRAETAIIYMLAKIN from the coding sequence ATGTATAAATTTTTTGCTTATCAAAAAGAAAAAGAGTATTTTATATTAGACGAAGATGTTTTAAAACATTTAAAAGTTATAAGAATTAAAGATCAAGATTTTTTAATTAATTATCAAGATGAGTTTTATTTATGTAATTTTATTTTTCCTAATAAGGCTTTAATTAAAGAAAAAATTTCAACTAATAATGAGTTGGATTTTGATGTTGTGGTTGCTATACCATTAATTAAACAAAATCATTTTGAAATTGCATTACAGAAATCCGTTGAACTGGGTGCTACCAAAATAATTCCGTTTATTTCTGAATATACAGATAAAACTAATATTCAAATTGATAATAAATTATTGCGTTTTAAAAAAATAATTTTGGAAGCCGCTCAACAGTCTTTTCGTAACAAAATTCCAACTTTAGAAAAAGTTTTAAAATTTGAAGATCTTTTAAATTTAGATATTCCAAATAAAATTCTTGCTTATGAAAATGAAAAAGCCAATAAAATTGAAAAAGTAAATAAGAATACTTTATTAATAGTAGGACCTGAAGGCGGTTTTTCTAAAAAAGAAATAGATTTAGCAACTCAAAATAATGTTAAAATTGTTGCGCTAACAAAAACAATCTTAAGAGCAGAAACAGCAATTATTTATATGCTTGCAAAAATAAATTAA
- the ftsZ gene encoding cell division protein FtsZ has product MADLENFNSVAKIKVIGVGGGGNNSIQSILDTKIDGLEFIVANTDKQILDKFDKSLTLQLGDKRGIGAGANPEVGKSAAEHSAQEIKEKIKNANLVVITAGMGGGTGTGAAPVIAKLAKEQNSLVIAIVTTPFSFEGTKRNQIALKGIEELKKYVDSYIIISNDKLKDKFGEISFKDAFKVADNIVKQFIRTVVDIIAVPGLINLDLADLETLIKNCGETIVGIGNANGENAAKQAMHRAINSPIIDSNIKGVTKAIVYFSSSKNSTINDFQEAINELKSVAGENVDVIFGVGSPASEEAEKLGEIYVSVIATGIKKAENENDFKLTEEQVTQKRYNEDDTQEYLTLSNYSSSKNKSYLNENDLGDDENDELLYK; this is encoded by the coding sequence ATGGCAGATTTAGAAAATTTTAATTCAGTTGCAAAAATTAAAGTTATCGGCGTCGGTGGTGGTGGTAATAATAGTATTCAAAGCATTTTAGATACAAAAATTGATGGATTAGAGTTTATTGTAGCTAATACAGATAAACAAATTTTGGATAAATTTGATAAATCTCTTACTTTACAATTAGGAGATAAAAGAGGAATAGGGGCTGGAGCTAACCCCGAAGTGGGTAAATCAGCAGCTGAACATTCTGCACAAGAAATTAAAGAAAAAATCAAAAATGCTAATTTAGTTGTTATTACTGCAGGAATGGGTGGTGGAACCGGAACTGGTGCTGCACCTGTGATTGCAAAATTAGCTAAAGAGCAAAATTCTTTAGTAATTGCAATTGTTACAACTCCTTTTTCTTTCGAGGGAACAAAAAGAAATCAAATTGCTTTAAAAGGAATAGAAGAGTTAAAAAAATACGTTGATTCTTATATTATTATTTCAAATGACAAATTAAAAGACAAATTTGGAGAAATTTCTTTTAAGGATGCTTTTAAGGTTGCAGATAATATTGTTAAACAATTTATTAGAACTGTTGTAGATATTATAGCTGTACCTGGTTTAATTAATTTAGACTTAGCAGATTTAGAAACTTTAATTAAGAATTGTGGCGAAACCATTGTTGGTATTGGAAATGCTAACGGTGAAAATGCCGCAAAACAAGCAATGCATCGCGCTATAAATAGCCCAATTATTGATAGCAATATTAAGGGTGTTACAAAAGCAATTGTTTACTTTTCATCATCTAAAAATAGTACAATCAACGACTTTCAAGAAGCAATAAATGAGCTAAAAAGCGTTGCGGGTGAAAATGTTGATGTTATCTTTGGTGTTGGATCACCAGCTAGTGAAGAAGCAGAAAAACTAGGCGAAATTTATGTATCTGTAATAGCTACAGGAATTAAAAAAGCCGAAAATGAAAACGATTTTAAGTTAACAGAAGAACAAGTTACTCAAAAACGTTATAATGAGGATGATACACAAGAATACTTAACACTTTCTAATTACTCATCTTCAAAAAATAAATCATACTTAAATGAAAACGATTTAGGTGATGATGAAAATGATGAACTACTTTATAAATAA
- the rsmH gene encoding 16S rRNA (cytosine(1402)-N(4))-methyltransferase RsmH: MESHIPVLLNEVVNSLEIKKGGIYLDLTLGRAGHSVEILKKIKENGSGYLICFDKDIEAINESDPKLKQISNSYKLIKSDFRFLKEELKKLNVEKVDGILADLGVSSPQLDKTERGFSYSQNTKLDMRMDLESKLDANIIINEWEEEKIAQILYEYGDVKLARTVAKSIVKNRPISTSFELNEIIRNALPAKIVRQKNPSKAIFQALRIAVNDELNALDDLLNQINDLLNVNGKLAIITFHSKEDAKVKKFFQNLNYTDPKLKKLPIQIEAKWKQKIIFPSEKELEINRRSHSAKLRVITKLG, translated from the coding sequence ATAGAATCACATATTCCCGTTTTACTTAATGAGGTGGTTAACTCGTTAGAAATTAAAAAGGGTGGGATTTATCTAGATTTAACTTTAGGTCGAGCAGGTCATAGTGTTGAAATTCTTAAAAAAATAAAAGAAAACGGCTCGGGTTATTTAATTTGTTTTGATAAAGATATCGAAGCGATTAACGAATCTGATCCAAAACTTAAGCAAATTAGCAATTCTTATAAATTAATAAAAAGTGATTTTAGATTTCTTAAAGAAGAACTAAAAAAACTAAATGTGGAAAAAGTTGATGGAATTTTAGCGGATTTAGGTGTTTCAAGTCCTCAGCTTGATAAAACCGAGCGTGGCTTTTCATATTCACAAAATACGAAATTGGATATGAGAATGGACTTAGAATCAAAATTGGATGCCAATATAATAATAAATGAATGAGAAGAAGAAAAAATAGCTCAGATTTTATACGAATATGGTGATGTAAAATTGGCTAGAACAGTTGCGAAATCAATCGTAAAAAATCGTCCTATTTCTACTTCATTTGAATTAAATGAAATTATTAGAAACGCATTACCAGCTAAAATAGTTCGTCAAAAAAATCCATCAAAGGCAATTTTTCAAGCATTAAGAATTGCAGTTAATGATGAACTAAATGCACTAGATGATTTATTAAATCAAATTAATGATTTATTAAATGTAAATGGAAAATTAGCAATTATTACTTTTCATAGTAAAGAAGATGCAAAAGTAAAAAAATTTTTCCAAAATCTTAACTACACCGATCCGAAATTAAAAAAACTTCCGATTCAAATAGAAGCTAAGTGAAAACAAAAAATCATTTTTCCTTCTGAAAAAGAATTGGAAATAAATAGAAGATCTCATAGTGCAAAGTTGAGAGTTATAACAAAATTAGGTTAA
- a CDS encoding division/cell wall cluster transcriptional repressor MraZ: protein MYGKYERSLDDKNRVVIPPKILSELGDEFFITIGFDKQLIFRDKKEFEKLKSRLDENNSLNKDLRELSRFIFANTELVSPDKLNRIIIPKHLTLKTAIKKDVVFIGSGNICELFAKEIYDAKESYFEEESNIDDLAQKLFEQGVKL, encoded by the coding sequence ATGTATGGTAAATACGAACGAAGTTTAGATGACAAAAATCGTGTTGTTATTCCGCCAAAAATTCTAAGTGAATTAGGTGATGAGTTTTTTATCACCATCGGATTTGACAAACAACTAATTTTCAGGGATAAAAAAGAATTTGAAAAACTAAAATCTAGACTTGATGAAAATAATTCACTAAATAAAGATTTAAGAGAATTAAGCAGATTTATTTTTGCTAACACCGAATTAGTTAGCCCAGATAAATTAAATCGTATTATTATTCCTAAACACTTAACTTTAAAAACCGCTATCAAAAAAGATGTTGTATTCATTGGTTCAGGTAACATTTGCGAATTATTTGCAAAAGAAATTTATGATGCAAAAGAAAGTTATTTTGAAGAAGAATCAAATATTGATGATCTAGCTCAAAAATTATTTGAACAAGGAGTTAAGTTATAG